The following coding sequences lie in one Arabidopsis thaliana chromosome 3, partial sequence genomic window:
- the HCC1 gene encoding electron transport SCO1/SenC family protein (electron transport SCO1/SenC family protein; FUNCTIONS IN: copper ion binding; INVOLVED IN: copper ion transport, respiratory chain complex IV assembly, cellular copper ion homeostasis, cell redox homeostasis; LOCATED IN: mitochondrion, mitochondrial inner membrane; EXPRESSED IN: 24 plant structures; EXPRESSED DURING: 13 growth stages; CONTAINS InterPro DOMAIN/s: Synthesis of cytochrome c oxidase, Sco1/Sco2 (InterPro:IPR017276), Copper chaperone SCO1/SenC (InterPro:IPR003782), Thioredoxin fold (InterPro:IPR012335), Thioredoxin-like (InterPro:IPR017936), Thioredoxin-like fold (InterPro:IPR012336); BEST Arabidopsis thaliana protein match is: Thioredoxin superfamily protein (TAIR:AT4G39740.1); Has 4072 Blast hits to 4072 proteins in 1098 species: Archae - 11; Bacteria - 2439; Metazoa - 165; Fungi - 147; Plants - 84; Viruses - 0; Other Eukaryotes - 1226 (source: NCBI BLink).): protein MASALCRTASRLRSVQLFRRIRVSSDLLSASSPSPACISDALRHGDFSLPRSFFSLNCGIEMLKMDQRCLLSTSASDTTSKHDSGKPETKSSEKNEKSGGSESSDGGSDHKNERASGKDVRGGPVSWMSFFLLFATGAGLVYYYDTQKKRHIEDINKNSIAVKEGPSAGKAAIGGPFSLIRDDGKRVTEKNLMGKWTILYFGFTHCPDICPDELIKLAAAIDKIKENSGVDVVPVFISVDPERDTVQQVHEYVKEFHPKLIGLTGSPEEIKSVARSYRVYYMKTEEEDSDYLVDHSIVMYLMSPEMNFVKFYGKNHDVDSLTDGVVKEIRQYRK, encoded by the exons ATGGCGTCTGCTCTATGTAGAACTGCAAGCCGTCTTCGTTCCGTTCAACTTTTTCGTCGGATTCGCGTCTCCAGCGATCTACTATCGGCATCGTCTCCTTCTCCGGCGTGCATCTCCGACGCGCTTCGTCATGGAGATTTCTCTCTTCCTCGATCG TTTTTTTCACTTAACTGTGGAATCGAAATGCTGAAAATGGATCAGAGATGTTTGCTGAGTACTTCTGCTTCTGATACTACCTCGAAACATGACTCAGGTAAACCGGAAACAAAATCTTCggagaaaaatgagaaatctgGAGGATCGGAGAGTTCTGATGGTGGTTCAGATCATAAAAACGAGCGTGCTTCTGGAAAAGACGTTCGTGGAGGG CCGGTTTCATGGATGAGCTTTTTCTTGCTGTTTGCTACTGGAGCTGGATTGGTCTACTATTATGACACACAAAAGAAACGTCATATCGAAG ATATAAATAAGAACTCTATAGCCGTCAAGGAGGGGCCATCTGCTGGAAAAGCAGCCATTGGAGGACCATTCAGCCTTATAAGAGACGATGGGAAACGTGTGACGGAGAAAAACTTGATGGGAAAATGGACCATTTTATACTTTGGTTTCACTCATTGTCCCGATATCTGTCCTGACGAACTTATTAAGTTAGCTGCTGCCATTGACAAAATAA AGGAAAATTCGGGAGTAGACGTGGTGCCAGTGTTTATCTCTGTGGACCCTGAAAGAGACACAGTTCAGCAAGTACATGAATATGTCAAAG AATTTCACCCGAAATTGATCGGGTTAACTGGGAGCcctgaagaaatcaaatcggTGGCCCGATCTTACCGGGTTTACTACATGAAGACCGAAGAGGAAGATTCAGACTATCTCGTTGATCACTCTATAGTCAT GTACTTGATGAGTCCGGAGATGAATTTTGTGAAATTCTACGGGAAGAATCACGATGTTGACTCGTTGACAGACGGCGTTGTAAAAGAGATCCGTCAGTACCGGAAGTAA
- a CDS encoding ARM repeat superfamily protein, producing the protein MERNYIMKMVCETACSKEAEIRQAAFECLVSIASTYYEVLEHYIQTLFELTSNAVKGDEESVSLQAIEFWSSICDEEIDRQEYDSPASGDSSPPHSSFIEKALPHLVQMLLETLLKQEEDQDHDDDVWNISMAGGTCLGLVARTVGDHVVPLVMPFVEKNISSPDWRCREAATYAFGSILEGPTIDKLAPMVAAGLEFLLNATKDQNNHVRDTTAWTLSRIFEFLHSPDSGFSVISPENLPRIVSVLLESIKDVPNVAEKVCGAIYNLAQGYEDSGASSSLLSPYLTEIITHLLAAAERTDGAESKLRGAAYETLNEVVRCSNLSEASSIIAHLLPAIMKKLAETMDLPIISTDDREKQAEVQASLCGVLQVIIQKLSGREDTKPIIMQSADDIMRLFLRVFGCHSSSVHEEAMLAIGALAYATGAEFVKYMPELFKYLQMGLQNFEEYQVCSITVGVLGDICRALDEKILPFCDQIMGLLIQNLQSGALHRSVKPPIFSCFGDIALAIGAHFERYVAPAVQIMQGAAQVCAQMDTLDEELMDYANQLRRSIFEAYSGILQGFKDTKAELMMPYAQHLLQFVELVSKDPLRSVPCGLKI; encoded by the coding sequence ATGGAGAGGAATTACATCATGAAGATGGTATGCGAGACAGCATGTTCCAAGGAGGCAGAGATCAGGCAAGCTGCTTTCGAGTGCCTTGTGTCCATTGCATCCACATACTATGAGGTGCTGGAGCACTACATACAAACACTCTTTGAGCTCACATCGAATGCTGTAAAGGGAGATGAAGAGAGCGTTTCCCTCCAAGCAATTGAGTTCTGGAGTTCCATCTGTGATGAAGAGATCGACCGTCAAGAGTATGACAGTCCTGCTAGTGGTGACTCATCTCCTCCCCACTCCTCTTTCATAGAGAAGGCTCTTCCCCATTTAGTTCAAATGTTGCTAGAAACTCTGCTGAAGCAGGAAGAGGATCAGGACCATGATGACGACGTCTGGAACATATCTATGGCTGGCGGGACATGCCTTGGCCTGGTTGCCAGAACAGTTGGAGATCATGTAGTCCCTCTTGTGATGccttttgttgaaaaaaacataagttcGCCAGATTGGCGCTGCCGGGAGGCAGCCACTTATGCTTTTGGATCAATTTTGGAGGGCCCAACAATTGATAAGCTTGCCCCGATGGTTGCTGCTGGCTTGGAATTTCTCCTTAATGCAACCAAGGATCAGAATAACCATGTCAGGGATACAACTGCTTGGACTCTGAGCCgtatctttgaatttttgcACTCCCCAGACAGTGGTTTCTCTGTTATATCACCCGAAAACCTCCCTAGAATTGTGAGTGTATTACTGGAATCAATTAAAGATGTGCCAAATGTTGCAGAGAAGGTCTGTGGAGCAATATACAATCTTGCACAGGGATATGAAGACTCTGGAGCAAGttcatctcttctctctccttaTCTTACAGAGATCATCACACATCTGCTTGCAGCTGCTGAGCGTACAGATGGGGCAGAGTCTAAGCTAAGAGGTGCTGCGTATGAAACCTTGAACGAGGTTGTCCGGTGTTCAAACCTTTCAGAGGCCTCAAGCATCATAGCGCATCTCCTCCCTGCCATCATGAAAAAATTAGCTGAGACAATGGACCTCCCTATAATATCAACTGATGACCGTGAGAAGCAAGCGGAAGTCCAGGCTTCTCTGTGTGGTGTTCTCCAAGTTATAATCCAGAAGCTGAGCGGCAGGGAGGATACGAAACCCATCATAATGCAGAGCGCAGATGACATTATGAGGCTGTTCCTAAGAGTGTTTGGATGCCATAGTTCAAGTGTCCACGAAGAAGCCATGCTTGCAATCGGTGCTCTTGCATATGCTACTGGAGCTGAGTTTGTGAAATACATGCCCGAGCTTTTCAAATATCTCCAGATGGGGCTGCAGAATTTCGAAGAATACCAAGTCTGCTCAATCACAGTAGGAGTGCTTGGTGACATTTGCCGTGCCCTGGATGAAAAAATCCTACCTTTTTGCGATCAGATAATGGGTCTCCTTATCCAAAACCTTCAAAGTGGGGCACTCCACAGATCAGTGAAGCCTCCAATATTCTCATGCTTTGGAGACATTGCTCTGGCAATTGGTGCTCATTTTGAAAGGTATGTAGCACCAGCCGTTCAGATCATGCAAGGGGCTGCTCAGGTGTGTGCTCAGATGGATACCCTTGACGAGGAGCTTATGGATTATGCAAACCAACTGCGGAGAAGCATCTTTGAGGCATACTCCGGGATACTACAAGGGTTCAAGGACACAAAAGCCGAGCTCATGATGCCCTACGCTCAACATCTCCTGCAGTTTGTTGAACTAGTATCCAAAGATCCCCTGAGGTCCGTACCATGTGGtttgaaaatataa